A stretch of the Panicum virgatum strain AP13 chromosome 9N, P.virgatum_v5, whole genome shotgun sequence genome encodes the following:
- the LOC120689604 gene encoding arabinosyltransferase RRA3-like isoform X2 yields the protein MALAGRRDGPLMLRGGGGGKPLSHGSRIAVAVAVGIALGCVCAFLYPDGLFRPSASALQWSRHGEVDSTACESSGRVTNLESQLASLERKNAELRRQINELSMKLQLAGQGKDETLYKAGPFGTVKALRTNPTVMPDESVNSRLAKILGEVAVKKELIVALANSNVREMLEVWFTNIKRVGVPNFLVVALDDNIESFCKSNGVLVYRRDPDEGIDNIAKTGGNHAVSGLKFRVLREFLQLGYSILLSDIDIIFLRNPFDHLYRDSDVESMSDGHNNMTAYGFNDVFDEPSMGWARYAHTMRIWVYNSGFFYIRPTIPSIELLDRVADRLSHEKAWDQAVFNEELFFPSHPGYEGLYASRRTMDIYLFMNSKVLFKTVRKDAQLKKLKPVIVHLNYHPDKLDRMKAVIEFYVNGKQDALQRFPDGSE from the exons ATGGCCTTAGCCGGGCGGCGGGACGGCCCCCTCATGctacggggcggcggcggcgggaaacCCCTGTCGCATGGGTCTCGGATCGCGGTGGCGGTCGCTGTCGGCATCGCGCTCGGCTGCGTCTGCGCCTTCCTCTACCCCGACGGCCTCTTCCGCCCGTCTGCCTCTGCCCTCCAATGGTCGCGCCAC GGTGAG GTTGACTCAACTGCTTGCGAATCATCAGGGCGAGTTACCAACCTTGAGTCCCAGTTGGCATCATTGGAGAGAAAGAATGCTGAACTGAGGAGGCAGATTAATGAATTATCCATGAAACTTCAATTGGCTGGACAAGGAAAAGATGAGACCTTGTACAAGGCTGGTCCTTTTGGAACTGTCAAGGCTTTGAGAACAAATCCAACAGTAATGCCTGATGAATCTGTTAATTCCAGGCTGGCCAAGATACTGGGAGAGGTTGCTGTCAAGAAAGAACTTATTGTTGCATTGGCAAATTCTAACGTTAGGGAGATGCTTGAAGTTTGGTTTACCAATATCAAACGAGTTGGTGTTCCAAACTTCCTAGTTGTGGCATTGGATGACAATATAGAAAGCTTCTGCAAATCTAACGGTGTTCTGGTCTACCGGCGTGATCCTGATGAAGGTATCGACAACATTGCAAAAACGGGTGGGAACCATGCCGTTTCTGGACTAAAGTTTCGTGTTTTAAGGGAGTTCTTGCAGCTTGGATATAGTATTCTCCTCTCTGACATTGATATTATTTTCCTGAGGAACCCATTCGATCACCTTTACAGAGATTCTGATGTAGAGTCCATGAGTGATGGCCACAACAACATGACAGCTTATGGCTTCAACGATGTGTTTGATGAGCCATCTATGGGCTGGGCCAGATATGCACACACAATGCGGATCTGGGTTTACAACTCCGGCTTTTTCTATATAAGACCAACAATTCCTTCGATTGAACTTCTGGATCGAGTAGCTGACCGCCTTTCTCATGAGAAGGCATGGGACCAAGCAGTCTTCAACGAGGAACTGTTCTTCCCATCTCATCCAGGTTATGAAGGCCTTTATGCGTCCAGAAGAACCATGGATATTTATCTATTCATGAACAGCAAAGTTCTCTTCAAGACTGTGAGGAAAGACGCTCAGCTCAAGAAGCTAAAGCCAGTGATTGTGCATTTGAACTACCATCCAGACAAGTTAGACCGGATGAAAGCTGTTATTGAATTCTATGTGAATGGAAAGCAAGATGCGCTGCAACGTTTCCCTGACGGATCTGAATGA
- the LOC120689604 gene encoding arabinosyltransferase RRA3-like isoform X1, producing the protein MGRRKVGQAINFGHDIPHLHVFNPVHVVHIRTQGPAWMALRASSDWTQVELSLDFRVLNSHYEPSLVDSTACESSGRVTNLESQLASLERKNAELRRQINELSMKLQLAGQGKDETLYKAGPFGTVKALRTNPTVMPDESVNSRLAKILGEVAVKKELIVALANSNVREMLEVWFTNIKRVGVPNFLVVALDDNIESFCKSNGVLVYRRDPDEGIDNIAKTGGNHAVSGLKFRVLREFLQLGYSILLSDIDIIFLRNPFDHLYRDSDVESMSDGHNNMTAYGFNDVFDEPSMGWARYAHTMRIWVYNSGFFYIRPTIPSIELLDRVADRLSHEKAWDQAVFNEELFFPSHPGYEGLYASRRTMDIYLFMNSKVLFKTVRKDAQLKKLKPVIVHLNYHPDKLDRMKAVIEFYVNGKQDALQRFPDGSE; encoded by the exons ATGGGACGCAGGAAGGTCGGCCAAGCAATCAACTTTGGTCATGACATTCCCCATTTACATGTTTTCAATCCTGTTCATGTTGTGCACATCAGGACTCAAGGTCCAGCTTGGATGGCATTAAGAGCTAGTTCAGATTGGACTCAAGTTGAGCTCAGTTTAGACTTTAGAGTCCTAAACTCCCACTATGAGCCAAGTCTG GTTGACTCAACTGCTTGCGAATCATCAGGGCGAGTTACCAACCTTGAGTCCCAGTTGGCATCATTGGAGAGAAAGAATGCTGAACTGAGGAGGCAGATTAATGAATTATCCATGAAACTTCAATTGGCTGGACAAGGAAAAGATGAGACCTTGTACAAGGCTGGTCCTTTTGGAACTGTCAAGGCTTTGAGAACAAATCCAACAGTAATGCCTGATGAATCTGTTAATTCCAGGCTGGCCAAGATACTGGGAGAGGTTGCTGTCAAGAAAGAACTTATTGTTGCATTGGCAAATTCTAACGTTAGGGAGATGCTTGAAGTTTGGTTTACCAATATCAAACGAGTTGGTGTTCCAAACTTCCTAGTTGTGGCATTGGATGACAATATAGAAAGCTTCTGCAAATCTAACGGTGTTCTGGTCTACCGGCGTGATCCTGATGAAGGTATCGACAACATTGCAAAAACGGGTGGGAACCATGCCGTTTCTGGACTAAAGTTTCGTGTTTTAAGGGAGTTCTTGCAGCTTGGATATAGTATTCTCCTCTCTGACATTGATATTATTTTCCTGAGGAACCCATTCGATCACCTTTACAGAGATTCTGATGTAGAGTCCATGAGTGATGGCCACAACAACATGACAGCTTATGGCTTCAACGATGTGTTTGATGAGCCATCTATGGGCTGGGCCAGATATGCACACACAATGCGGATCTGGGTTTACAACTCCGGCTTTTTCTATATAAGACCAACAATTCCTTCGATTGAACTTCTGGATCGAGTAGCTGACCGCCTTTCTCATGAGAAGGCATGGGACCAAGCAGTCTTCAACGAGGAACTGTTCTTCCCATCTCATCCAGGTTATGAAGGCCTTTATGCGTCCAGAAGAACCATGGATATTTATCTATTCATGAACAGCAAAGTTCTCTTCAAGACTGTGAGGAAAGACGCTCAGCTCAAGAAGCTAAAGCCAGTGATTGTGCATTTGAACTACCATCCAGACAAGTTAGACCGGATGAAAGCTGTTATTGAATTCTATGTGAATGGAAAGCAAGATGCGCTGCAACGTTTCCCTGACGGATCTGAATGA
- the LOC120689604 gene encoding arabinosyltransferase RRA3-like isoform X3, translating to MALAGRRDGPLMLRGGGGGKPLSHGSRIAVAVAVGIALGCVCAFLYPDGLFRPSASALQWSRHVDSTACESSGRVTNLESQLASLERKNAELRRQINELSMKLQLAGQGKDETLYKAGPFGTVKALRTNPTVMPDESVNSRLAKILGEVAVKKELIVALANSNVREMLEVWFTNIKRVGVPNFLVVALDDNIESFCKSNGVLVYRRDPDEGIDNIAKTGGNHAVSGLKFRVLREFLQLGYSILLSDIDIIFLRNPFDHLYRDSDVESMSDGHNNMTAYGFNDVFDEPSMGWARYAHTMRIWVYNSGFFYIRPTIPSIELLDRVADRLSHEKAWDQAVFNEELFFPSHPGYEGLYASRRTMDIYLFMNSKVLFKTVRKDAQLKKLKPVIVHLNYHPDKLDRMKAVIEFYVNGKQDALQRFPDGSE from the exons ATGGCCTTAGCCGGGCGGCGGGACGGCCCCCTCATGctacggggcggcggcggcgggaaacCCCTGTCGCATGGGTCTCGGATCGCGGTGGCGGTCGCTGTCGGCATCGCGCTCGGCTGCGTCTGCGCCTTCCTCTACCCCGACGGCCTCTTCCGCCCGTCTGCCTCTGCCCTCCAATGGTCGCGCCAC GTTGACTCAACTGCTTGCGAATCATCAGGGCGAGTTACCAACCTTGAGTCCCAGTTGGCATCATTGGAGAGAAAGAATGCTGAACTGAGGAGGCAGATTAATGAATTATCCATGAAACTTCAATTGGCTGGACAAGGAAAAGATGAGACCTTGTACAAGGCTGGTCCTTTTGGAACTGTCAAGGCTTTGAGAACAAATCCAACAGTAATGCCTGATGAATCTGTTAATTCCAGGCTGGCCAAGATACTGGGAGAGGTTGCTGTCAAGAAAGAACTTATTGTTGCATTGGCAAATTCTAACGTTAGGGAGATGCTTGAAGTTTGGTTTACCAATATCAAACGAGTTGGTGTTCCAAACTTCCTAGTTGTGGCATTGGATGACAATATAGAAAGCTTCTGCAAATCTAACGGTGTTCTGGTCTACCGGCGTGATCCTGATGAAGGTATCGACAACATTGCAAAAACGGGTGGGAACCATGCCGTTTCTGGACTAAAGTTTCGTGTTTTAAGGGAGTTCTTGCAGCTTGGATATAGTATTCTCCTCTCTGACATTGATATTATTTTCCTGAGGAACCCATTCGATCACCTTTACAGAGATTCTGATGTAGAGTCCATGAGTGATGGCCACAACAACATGACAGCTTATGGCTTCAACGATGTGTTTGATGAGCCATCTATGGGCTGGGCCAGATATGCACACACAATGCGGATCTGGGTTTACAACTCCGGCTTTTTCTATATAAGACCAACAATTCCTTCGATTGAACTTCTGGATCGAGTAGCTGACCGCCTTTCTCATGAGAAGGCATGGGACCAAGCAGTCTTCAACGAGGAACTGTTCTTCCCATCTCATCCAGGTTATGAAGGCCTTTATGCGTCCAGAAGAACCATGGATATTTATCTATTCATGAACAGCAAAGTTCTCTTCAAGACTGTGAGGAAAGACGCTCAGCTCAAGAAGCTAAAGCCAGTGATTGTGCATTTGAACTACCATCCAGACAAGTTAGACCGGATGAAAGCTGTTATTGAATTCTATGTGAATGGAAAGCAAGATGCGCTGCAACGTTTCCCTGACGGATCTGAATGA